The following proteins come from a genomic window of Deinococcus seoulensis:
- a CDS encoding glycosyl-4,4'-diaponeurosporenoate acyltransferase CrtO family protein, giving the protein MKRPPAPAAARLGVGLLAALGGAALSARLTGPRSPVTAIVLHAGLMRWSVDALPATQPELSGAWFRVRPGEAALYRRAGVYGYMRLLRRLGWERLRRESVGFTGRAALTRLERAGREAETNHLLIGSLGLLVAALAARRRAWTVALWHLLLTVVLHAYPVMLQRTLRARLTRPPSG; this is encoded by the coding sequence ATGAAACGACCTCCCGCGCCCGCTGCGGCCCGCCTGGGTGTGGGCCTGCTGGCCGCGCTGGGCGGCGCGGCGCTCTCGGCCCGCCTGACCGGCCCGCGCAGTCCGGTCACGGCCATAGTGCTGCACGCGGGCCTGATGCGCTGGTCGGTGGACGCCCTGCCCGCCACGCAGCCGGAGCTGAGTGGGGCGTGGTTCCGGGTGCGTCCGGGGGAGGCGGCGCTGTACCGCCGCGCCGGCGTGTACGGGTACATGCGCCTGCTGCGGCGGCTCGGGTGGGAGCGGCTGCGGCGCGAGTCGGTGGGATTCACGGGCCGCGCCGCGCTGACCCGCCTGGAACGCGCGGGCCGCGAGGCGGAGACCAATCACCTGCTGATCGGCAGCCTGGGCCTGCTGGTGGCCGCGCTGGCCGCGCGCCGCCGCGCCTGGACGGTCGCGCTGTGGCACCTGCTGCTCACGGTGGTCCTGCACGCCTACCCGGTCATGTTGCAGCGCACCCTGCGCGCCCGCCTGACCCGGCCACCAAGCGGCTGA
- a CDS encoding ABC transporter permease — protein sequence MNPGDLLTLAWRGLTRRPARTLLTTLGLSVAVAGMVLFLSLGEGVRQVFTGQFRSVGPDIQLTLNGAGSGLLPPANLDAALASQVRAAAAPLGATQVTPVVTVLKQALDPAQSAVYYGLPAAQGIGALFQGLTVTQGRALTAADENRAVAVLGASAARNAGVGVGGRVDVLGTPVRVIGILGGGHALNDTFTFLPIGTLQRAARTPGRVSLIAVTLRDPARARSAAQTLSAQLKLEAQTRGDVLAVVDRALRVTDAARFGLSLVALIVGGLAVANTVSMSVFERVREFGTLRAIGARPALIRALVLTEGLLLSALAGLTGLLAGLAGNAAVNAYTRALAGFDGAALTVPLALTALAVSVSLGVLSALIPARTAGRLPVVQALSRL from the coding sequence GTGAACCCCGGTGACCTGCTGACCCTGGCGTGGCGCGGCCTGACCCGCCGCCCGGCCCGCACCCTCCTGACCACGCTGGGCCTGAGTGTCGCCGTGGCCGGCATGGTGCTGTTCCTGTCGCTGGGCGAGGGCGTGCGTCAGGTGTTCACCGGGCAGTTCCGCAGCGTCGGCCCGGACATTCAACTCACCCTCAACGGCGCCGGGAGCGGCCTGCTGCCCCCCGCGAACCTGGACGCCGCGCTCGCCTCGCAGGTGCGGGCGGCCGCCGCGCCGCTGGGCGCCACGCAGGTCACGCCGGTCGTGACGGTCCTGAAGCAGGCGCTGGATCCCGCCCAGAGCGCTGTGTACTACGGCCTGCCCGCCGCGCAGGGCATCGGGGCACTGTTCCAGGGCCTGACGGTCACGCAGGGCCGCGCCCTGACCGCCGCCGACGAGAACCGCGCGGTGGCCGTGCTGGGCGCCAGCGCCGCCCGCAACGCCGGGGTGGGCGTGGGCGGCCGCGTGGACGTGCTGGGAACCCCGGTGCGCGTGATCGGCATTCTGGGCGGCGGGCACGCCCTGAACGACACCTTCACCTTCCTGCCCATCGGCACGCTGCAACGTGCCGCCCGCACGCCGGGGCGGGTGTCGCTGATCGCCGTCACCCTGCGCGACCCGGCCCGCGCCAGGAGCGCCGCGCAGACCCTCTCCGCGCAACTGAAACTGGAAGCGCAGACGCGCGGCGACGTGCTGGCCGTCGTGGACCGCGCGCTGCGCGTCACGGACGCCGCCCGCTTCGGGCTGTCCCTCGTGGCGCTGATCGTGGGCGGGCTGGCCGTGGCGAACACCGTCAGCATGAGCGTGTTCGAACGCGTGCGGGAATTCGGGACGCTGCGGGCCATCGGCGCGCGCCCCGCCCTGATCCGCGCGCTGGTCCTGACCGAGGGGCTGCTGCTGTCCGCGCTGGCCGGCTTGACCGGCCTGCTCGCCGGACTGGCCGGGAACGCCGCCGTGAACGCCTACACCCGCGCCCTGGCCGGATTCGACGGCGCCGCCCTGACCGTCCCGCTGGCCCTGACCGCCCTGGCCGTCAGCGTCAGTCTGGGCGTGCTGTCCGCCCTGATTCCCGCGCGCACCGCGGGCCGCCTGCCAGTCGTGCAGGCCCTGAGCCGCCTGTGA